A stretch of Aureispira sp. CCB-E DNA encodes these proteins:
- a CDS encoding cryptochrome/deoxyribodipyrimidine photo-lyase family protein has translation MKKEINIVWLKRDVRLHDHLPLHNAILDGVPILLVYCFEPPLIDMPLYSQRHWQFVVEGLRDLHLQLRTLHPHNLQVIKGDFLRFLIACQKHFRIKALYSSQESGIQWTFDRDKRIKKFLESKKIPWYDYATEGVRRAVFNRDNWFKDWYIYMETSIPVTDYTQAEFIALPSNLSTTFDATHFTKQFPTINKKQAFQIGGERLGLKILKSFLDKRYEHYRWHISKPLESRTSCSRLSPYLAWGHISLRKVYQATKIRQAQHTNGKLLRGFIDRLTWRSHFIQKFEDEITMESLPLNRGYTALTIDHNPSYIKRWKEGQTGYPLVDACMRCLIRTGYINFRMRAMLVSFFTQHLLQDWKIAAEYLGALFLDFEPGIHFPQIQMQASITGINIVRIYNPIKQSLEHDPKGLFIKQWVPELQSISHEYIHMPWTLPPLEASRINFVLGKHYPLPIVDTAQTGKRARDLFWSIKKDPIVKQETKRILKIHANPRKTAKRTES, from the coding sequence ATGAAAAAGGAAATTAACATAGTATGGTTAAAAAGAGACGTTCGTTTGCACGACCACTTACCACTTCACAATGCAATATTGGATGGGGTTCCTATTCTGTTGGTCTATTGTTTTGAACCTCCATTAATAGATATGCCTTTATACAGCCAACGGCATTGGCAATTTGTTGTAGAAGGACTTAGAGACTTGCACCTTCAACTCAGAACACTACACCCACACAACCTTCAAGTTATTAAAGGTGATTTTTTACGTTTTTTAATCGCTTGTCAAAAACACTTTAGAATAAAAGCGCTCTACTCTAGTCAAGAATCAGGCATACAATGGACATTTGACAGAGATAAGAGGATTAAAAAATTTTTAGAAAGTAAAAAAATACCTTGGTACGATTATGCTACAGAAGGCGTTAGGCGTGCCGTTTTTAATCGAGACAATTGGTTTAAAGATTGGTATATCTATATGGAAACAAGCATTCCAGTTACAGATTATACCCAAGCGGAATTTATAGCTCTGCCTAGTAATTTATCAACGACTTTTGATGCTACCCATTTTACCAAACAATTTCCTACTATCAATAAAAAACAAGCTTTTCAAATAGGCGGTGAACGACTTGGATTAAAAATCTTGAAAAGTTTTTTAGATAAGCGTTACGAGCACTATAGGTGGCATATTTCTAAACCACTAGAAAGCAGAACAAGTTGCAGTAGGTTATCGCCATATTTGGCTTGGGGACATATCAGCCTCCGAAAAGTTTATCAAGCAACCAAAATAAGACAAGCACAACATACCAATGGAAAATTATTGCGTGGTTTTATAGATCGATTGACTTGGAGAAGTCACTTTATTCAAAAGTTTGAAGATGAAATTACCATGGAGTCTTTACCTTTAAATCGAGGCTATACTGCTCTAACAATAGACCATAATCCATCTTACATAAAACGTTGGAAAGAAGGTCAAACAGGATATCCTTTAGTAGATGCGTGTATGCGTTGTTTGATTCGAACAGGTTATATTAATTTTAGAATGCGAGCCATGCTTGTTTCCTTTTTCACCCAACATCTTTTGCAAGATTGGAAGATTGCAGCAGAATATTTAGGCGCATTGTTTTTGGATTTTGAGCCAGGAATTCATTTCCCTCAAATTCAAATGCAAGCAAGCATTACAGGAATTAACATCGTTCGCATATACAATCCTATAAAACAATCATTGGAACACGACCCCAAAGGTTTATTCATAAAACAATGGGTGCCTGAGTTGCAATCCATTTCTCATGAGTACATTCATATGCCCTGGACATTGCCTCCCTTAGAAGCATCTAGAATCAACTTTGTACTCGGCAAGCATTATCCGCTGCCTATTGTTGATACCGCCCAAACAGGCAAACGAGCAAGAGATTTATTTTGGTCTATAAAAAAAGACCCTATTGTTAAACAGGAAACAAAAAGAATATTAAAAATTCATGCAAATCCAAGAAAAACAGCTAAAAGAACTGAGTCCTAG
- the gldN gene encoding gliding motility protein GldN — translation MMTKKIMSAFVWSFCFLVGTTTFAQNNNVTESGNIEKASPRDGFYDRYLHKEKQVLPYDYIHEKDVFWEKRVWRLIDTREKRNHIFRNEQAPFINILIEAGKSGDITLYHHSFGSEFSTPMTQAEAETIGVSIDTTIIFRPEDFTEETVIVRNELNWEDITKYRIKEVYFFDEETSSMDVRILGIAPIIDRRDDNGNYLNSGPMFWAYYPELRETLARTEAFNTENDAARMSWEDIFEARMFSGYITKESNVYDRRIKDYKNEPMAVLLESDKIKEGIFHFEHDLWTY, via the coding sequence ATGATGACGAAAAAAATAATGTCTGCTTTTGTATGGAGCTTTTGTTTTTTAGTTGGGACAACAACTTTTGCGCAGAATAACAATGTAACAGAATCAGGAAATATAGAAAAAGCAAGTCCTAGAGATGGTTTTTATGATCGTTACCTGCACAAAGAAAAACAAGTGTTGCCATACGACTATATCCATGAAAAGGATGTATTTTGGGAAAAACGTGTTTGGAGATTGATTGATACACGTGAAAAGCGAAACCATATTTTTAGAAATGAACAAGCTCCATTTATCAATATCTTGATTGAAGCAGGAAAATCAGGAGACATCACCTTGTATCACCATTCTTTTGGTAGTGAATTTTCTACACCAATGACTCAAGCCGAAGCAGAAACAATAGGCGTTTCTATTGATACAACAATTATTTTTAGACCAGAAGATTTTACAGAAGAAACCGTAATTGTTCGCAATGAATTAAATTGGGAAGACATCACGAAATATCGTATCAAGGAAGTTTATTTCTTTGATGAAGAAACCTCAAGTATGGATGTTCGCATTTTGGGAATTGCTCCAATTATAGATCGTAGAGATGACAATGGAAACTATTTAAATTCAGGACCTATGTTTTGGGCATACTACCCAGAATTAAGAGAGACCTTAGCACGCACAGAGGCGTTTAATACAGAAAATGACGCTGCTCGTATGAGTTGGGAAGATATTTTTGAAGCTCGTATGTTCTCAGGCTACATTACCAAAGAGTCTAACGTATACGATCGTAGAATTAAAGATTATAAGAACGAACCAATGGCTGTATTATTGGAGTCTGATAAAATAAAAGAAGGGATTTTTCATTTTGAACACGATCTTTGGACGTACTAA
- the polA gene encoding DNA polymerase I: MKKLFLLDAFALIYRAHFAFISRPLINSKGLNVSAITGFTNTLWDVLKKEKPSHIAVVFDLPGPTFRHEMYVEYKANREKQPEDITTAIPYIKKIIEAFNIPVAFCEGYEADDVIGTLAKQAEKEDFEVYMMTPDKDYAQLVSDKVFLYKPARMGNAVSVLGEKEVLEKWQIKRVDQVIDILGLQGDAVDNIPGIKGVGAKTAVKLLAEFDSIEGILANTDKLKGKQKEKVEAGREDALLSKQLATIDTNCPIQFDAERYKVEDFNRDALKELFAELEFRTLMKRIIGASASSTEGKQTDLFGNVVAKKSSTKKAPAKVGSIADKHIANVEHQYHLVETAEQRAALIALLGTEKGFCFDTETTGLNVSEAELVGIAFAVKPHEAYYVPIPENQEEARGIIAEFKILFENPEIDKIGQNIKYDVLMLKWYGVEVKGKYWDTMLMHYVLEPENRHNLTYLSETYLNYSPVAIETLIGKKGKNQLSMRDVAPEKIKEYAGEDADITLQIKLELDKLLEGDLLQLYNEIEEPLIDVLVEIEYNGVNLDVAFLKDYSKVLDQEIADIKKKIFDAAGLNTFNLDSPKQVGEVLFGKLEIPYRWKKTKTGQFSTNEEKLSELAQEHEIVADLLTYRSMAKLKSTYVDALPKLVSKKTGRIHSSFNQALTATGRLSSQNPNLQNIPIRSERGREVRKAFIPKDQQHILLAADYSQIELRLVAEISGDKAMIQAFQDGLDIHQATAARIYDVSLDEVTKEQRYNAKTVNFSIIYGAGATNLSKNLGIKRSEAQALISQYFNEYEGLKNYMENVVAQARIDGYVTTLKGRRRTLRDLNSQNSMMRSHAERNAINTPIQGSAADMIKLAMIKIHKAIQDAGLKTKMTSQVHDELIFDVPLNELEQAKALIDEHMKNALPGLEVPILVGMDTGANWLEAH, from the coding sequence ATGAAAAAATTATTTTTACTAGATGCTTTTGCATTAATATACCGAGCTCATTTTGCATTTATTAGCAGACCATTGATCAACTCAAAAGGTTTGAATGTTTCCGCTATTACGGGATTTACAAATACATTGTGGGATGTGCTCAAAAAAGAAAAACCAAGTCATATTGCAGTGGTCTTTGATTTGCCTGGTCCTACATTTAGACATGAAATGTATGTAGAATACAAAGCCAATCGAGAAAAGCAACCTGAAGATATTACAACAGCTATTCCTTATATCAAAAAAATTATAGAGGCTTTTAATATTCCTGTGGCATTCTGTGAAGGGTACGAGGCAGACGATGTAATTGGGACGTTGGCCAAACAGGCTGAAAAGGAGGATTTTGAAGTGTACATGATGACGCCAGATAAGGATTATGCCCAATTGGTATCGGACAAGGTGTTTTTGTACAAACCTGCCAGAATGGGGAATGCTGTGAGTGTTTTAGGCGAAAAAGAAGTCTTGGAAAAATGGCAAATCAAACGAGTGGATCAAGTTATTGATATCTTGGGATTGCAAGGAGATGCTGTGGATAATATTCCAGGTATTAAAGGTGTTGGGGCTAAAACTGCCGTGAAACTACTCGCAGAATTTGATTCTATTGAAGGTATCTTAGCCAATACAGATAAATTAAAAGGAAAACAAAAAGAAAAAGTAGAGGCAGGGAGAGAAGATGCTTTATTGTCTAAGCAATTGGCAACTATTGACACGAATTGTCCCATTCAATTTGATGCGGAACGATACAAAGTAGAAGACTTTAATAGAGATGCTCTAAAAGAACTATTCGCTGAATTGGAATTTAGAACATTGATGAAGCGTATTATTGGAGCCTCTGCTTCGAGTACAGAAGGAAAACAAACGGATCTTTTTGGAAATGTAGTAGCTAAAAAATCATCTACAAAAAAAGCACCTGCGAAAGTTGGCAGTATCGCTGATAAGCATATTGCTAATGTAGAACATCAATATCACTTGGTTGAAACAGCTGAACAGCGCGCTGCATTAATTGCTTTGCTTGGAACGGAAAAAGGGTTTTGTTTCGATACAGAAACAACAGGATTGAATGTGAGTGAAGCAGAATTAGTGGGAATTGCTTTTGCGGTTAAACCTCATGAAGCGTATTATGTACCTATTCCTGAAAATCAAGAGGAAGCGAGAGGCATTATTGCTGAGTTTAAAATCCTTTTTGAAAATCCTGAAATTGATAAGATAGGACAAAATATCAAATACGATGTTTTGATGTTGAAATGGTACGGGGTAGAGGTGAAAGGAAAGTACTGGGATACAATGTTGATGCACTATGTATTGGAACCAGAAAATAGACACAACCTAACGTATTTGTCAGAAACGTACTTAAATTATTCTCCTGTAGCAATTGAGACATTGATCGGTAAAAAAGGCAAAAATCAGTTGTCTATGCGTGATGTCGCACCCGAAAAAATTAAAGAATATGCTGGAGAGGATGCTGATATTACCCTACAAATCAAATTGGAGTTGGATAAGTTGTTGGAAGGAGACTTGCTTCAGCTGTACAACGAAATAGAAGAGCCATTAATTGATGTTTTGGTTGAAATCGAGTACAATGGTGTGAATTTGGATGTCGCATTTTTAAAAGATTACTCCAAAGTATTAGATCAAGAAATTGCTGATATTAAGAAGAAAATATTTGATGCGGCGGGGCTCAATACATTTAATCTAGATTCTCCCAAACAAGTAGGAGAGGTTTTGTTTGGTAAGTTGGAAATTCCTTACCGTTGGAAGAAAACAAAAACAGGACAGTTTTCAACCAATGAGGAAAAATTGTCTGAACTAGCACAAGAACATGAAATTGTTGCTGATTTGTTGACTTATCGATCTATGGCAAAACTAAAATCTACTTATGTAGATGCGTTGCCGAAATTAGTGAGCAAGAAAACAGGGCGGATACACAGTTCGTTCAATCAAGCTTTGACCGCAACGGGGCGATTGAGCTCACAAAACCCCAACTTACAAAATATTCCAATTCGTTCTGAACGAGGAAGAGAGGTGCGAAAAGCATTTATTCCTAAAGATCAGCAACATATTTTATTGGCAGCGGATTATTCTCAAATTGAATTGCGTTTAGTTGCCGAAATTAGTGGCGATAAGGCTATGATTCAAGCTTTTCAAGATGGTTTGGACATTCATCAAGCTACTGCTGCTAGAATTTATGATGTGTCATTGGATGAGGTAACCAAAGAGCAGCGTTACAATGCCAAAACAGTTAACTTTAGTATCATTTATGGTGCAGGAGCAACGAACTTGTCTAAAAATTTAGGCATCAAACGCTCCGAGGCACAGGCTTTGATTAGTCAGTATTTTAATGAGTACGAAGGGCTGAAAAATTATATGGAAAACGTCGTGGCTCAAGCTAGAATAGACGGTTATGTAACAACGTTAAAAGGTAGACGCCGTACCTTGAGAGACTTGAATTCTCAAAATTCTATGATGCGTTCTCATGCCGAACGAAATGCTATTAATACGCCAATTCAAGGATCTGCGGCAGATATGATTAAATTGGCAATGATCAAAATTCATAAAGCAATACAAGATGCAGGTTTAAAAACTAAGATGACCTCACAAGTACACGATGAGTTGATTTTTGATGTTCCACTCAACGAGTTAGAGCAAGCCAAAGCCTTGATTGATGAGCATATGAAAAATGCATTGCCAGGATTAGAAGTACCTATTTTGGTTGGAATGGATACTGGTGCCAATTGGCTTGAAGCGCATTAA
- the rsmG gene encoding 16S rRNA (guanine(527)-N(7))-methyltransferase RsmG produces the protein MDTILKYFPDLSPTQIEQLSQLGDLYTDWNSKINVISRKDIENIYPHHVLHSMGLAKVFQFKDGSKVMDLGTGGGFPGIPLAILFPKVDFLLVDSIGKKVRVTQEVADAIGLENVRTQQARAEELKEKFDFVVTRAVAVLPKLVAWTRRIISDKHQHGVPNGIWALKGIDRATEEAKALGKGAYTEIYPMSDFFDEEFFGTKCVIYTQK, from the coding sequence ATGGATACTATTTTAAAGTACTTTCCTGATTTAAGCCCTACTCAAATTGAACAGTTGAGCCAATTAGGAGATTTGTATACCGACTGGAATAGCAAAATTAATGTTATTTCTCGCAAAGATATTGAGAATATTTACCCACATCATGTCTTACATTCTATGGGCTTAGCCAAGGTTTTTCAATTCAAAGATGGTAGCAAAGTGATGGACTTGGGTACTGGTGGTGGTTTTCCTGGTATCCCTTTAGCTATCCTATTTCCAAAGGTCGATTTCTTATTAGTTGATTCTATTGGTAAAAAGGTTCGTGTGACACAAGAAGTTGCAGATGCGATTGGCTTGGAAAATGTACGCACTCAACAAGCTAGAGCTGAAGAACTAAAAGAAAAATTTGACTTTGTCGTTACGCGTGCCGTAGCAGTATTACCTAAATTGGTCGCATGGACACGTCGAATAATTAGTGACAAACACCAACATGGCGTACCGAATGGAATTTGGGCACTCAAAGGGATTGATCGTGCGACTGAAGAAGCAAAAGCATTGGGAAAAGGTGCTTACACAGAAATATATCCAATGAGTGATTTTTTTGATGAGGAATTTTTTGGAACAAAATGTGTAATCTATACTCAAAAGTAA
- a CDS encoding 4a-hydroxytetrahydrobiopterin dehydratase → MFKEENNCLKASFKFNDFITAFSFMTEVAFWAEKQAHHPNWSNVYDTVEIELTTHDAGNTVTEKDHQLAKKIAQLYEKYN, encoded by the coding sequence ATGTTTAAAGAAGAAAATAATTGCTTAAAAGCTAGTTTTAAATTTAATGATTTTATTACTGCTTTTTCTTTCATGACAGAAGTTGCCTTTTGGGCAGAAAAACAAGCCCACCATCCTAACTGGAGTAATGTTTATGATACAGTTGAGATTGAATTGACGACACATGACGCAGGCAATACGGTTACAGAAAAAGACCATCAGTTAGCTAAAAAAATAGCTCAACTTTACGAAAAATATAACTAA
- a CDS encoding uroporphyrinogen-III synthase, protein MQPTEQPTIFISRDLEQDSVFAQYVAPKATIIGSSLIEFKAVHFDKLPTCDWLFFYSKKGIHYCLSQLEEKASLPPIGVIGQASADFLYSKYQIQAQFVGTGHPEETALAFSKLVQGKKVVFAQALHSNQSVQQLLDKNVICYNMITYQNEVKIDFKLPPVDVLVFTSPLNVKAYFDQYTYHTSQKIISIGRVTAKALKAIGITTFTIATAPNERALAVACLQAIQQK, encoded by the coding sequence ATGCAACCGACCGAACAACCAACCATTTTTATCTCTAGAGATTTAGAGCAAGACAGTGTTTTCGCCCAATACGTTGCTCCCAAGGCAACAATTATTGGGAGCTCTCTCATCGAATTTAAAGCGGTACATTTTGATAAGTTACCTACTTGTGATTGGTTGTTTTTTTATAGTAAAAAAGGGATTCATTATTGTTTATCTCAGCTAGAGGAGAAAGCGTCACTCCCACCTATTGGTGTGATTGGACAAGCTTCTGCTGATTTCCTGTACTCCAAATATCAAATTCAAGCCCAGTTTGTAGGAACAGGACATCCAGAAGAAACGGCTCTAGCTTTTTCAAAATTGGTACAGGGCAAGAAGGTTGTATTTGCACAAGCATTACATTCTAACCAGTCTGTACAACAATTGTTGGATAAAAATGTTATTTGTTATAATATGATAACGTATCAAAACGAGGTAAAAATTGACTTCAAACTCCCTCCTGTTGATGTATTGGTTTTTACAAGTCCTTTAAATGTAAAAGCTTATTTTGACCAATACACTTATCATACTTCGCAAAAAATAATTAGTATTGGTCGTGTTACAGCCAAAGCACTAAAGGCAATTGGAATTACGACTTTCACCATAGCAACAGCGCCCAACGAACGTGCTTTGGCAGTTGCTTGCTTACAAGCTATCCAACAAAAATGA
- the hemC gene encoding hydroxymethylbilane synthase, producing MNKLIIGTRGSKLALWQAYYTQDRLKEIGVESELKIIKTKGDKIQHLSFDKIEGKGFFTKEIEDELLAGTIDLAVHSMKDMPTTQPEGLSLAAISYREDPADCLVIRKDAATQGKILQLPDNPIVGTSSARRKALIKSIRPDVVLNDIRGNVPTRLQKLKEGQFDAILLAMAGIKRLQLDMSAFETIRLNPKEFVPAPAQGVLTWQTKTDNMEVRRILRKIHRSDVLQCTNVERKVLKLLDGGCHLPLGVYCETDDMGYYHVSAILSGGLDQELNVVNLSSSTTNNLAETIFEQLKQGVNL from the coding sequence ATGAATAAACTAATCATAGGAACTAGAGGGAGCAAACTCGCTCTTTGGCAAGCATACTATACTCAAGACCGTTTAAAAGAAATTGGCGTTGAATCAGAGTTGAAAATTATTAAAACCAAAGGAGATAAAATTCAACACCTGAGCTTTGACAAAATTGAAGGCAAGGGCTTTTTCACAAAGGAGATTGAAGATGAACTGTTAGCAGGAACAATTGATTTGGCAGTACATTCTATGAAAGATATGCCTACAACACAACCAGAAGGACTTTCTTTGGCGGCAATCTCTTACAGAGAAGACCCCGCAGACTGTTTGGTCATTCGCAAAGACGCAGCTACACAAGGTAAAATACTTCAATTGCCAGACAATCCCATAGTTGGTACTTCTTCTGCCCGACGCAAAGCGTTGATCAAATCCATTCGCCCCGATGTTGTACTCAACGATATTCGAGGCAATGTTCCTACCCGCTTACAAAAACTAAAAGAAGGTCAATTTGACGCTATTCTATTAGCAATGGCTGGCATCAAACGTTTGCAGCTGGATATGAGTGCCTTTGAAACCATTCGCTTAAACCCTAAAGAATTTGTCCCAGCTCCAGCACAAGGGGTCTTAACATGGCAAACGAAAACAGACAACATGGAAGTACGTAGAATTTTGCGTAAAATTCATCGTTCTGACGTGTTGCAATGTACCAATGTAGAACGCAAAGTTTTAAAATTATTAGATGGAGGTTGCCACTTACCACTGGGCGTATATTGTGAAACAGATGATATGGGCTACTATCATGTTTCTGCGATTCTTTCTGGAGGTTTGGATCAAGAACTAAATGTTGTCAATCTTTCTTCTAGTACAACTAATAATTTGGCGGAAACTATTTTTGAGCAATTGAAGCAAGGAGTAAACTTATAA
- a CDS encoding GldM family protein, which produces MKLTLTYLTFFVLSLASIFSSCEQPQNPINSPSPDDEKVLTKREETTPLSSTTSYNDFISSMRNLKAINTYIESSNQQLVSSMDATVVHKQQYQPLVSTAFQIQSLTTEFHQYIYALKDLMAQESKGVYTQFDSEAKANSDLIGMPKDGENKEVVEQVFITGKYGGVNTQEQQGPVLYNKLNQLIKDYLHVVGNLWKDGGIRATIFADPYKKEAFVKRISEAILLNTFHKSLGTSNWVEDNFQNKTLQEAYLSLTSLQSQVNLSAAAVLKPLSEQMGKLELTYDRFDVFTQSSKSYVLLGETYESEIMLGAYSSQANFAVSVDGRGLSVIDGKAIYSTPTSKVGEHKYTAKIAVQNPLTGETETFNKTFKYEVGQPAFTASADKQNILYIGVDNPITIAAAGVASSALKISAVGAFLKKSSATTGYIAQVQKPGEVIITVKDIQKGRAFPFKFIAKKIPNPVLKYGTYTDGTISSKDFKAQTELMAVLEDFDYDAQCTIQSFRLTYTRKRQDAVELNGKGGHLSGQIKSAIQQAKPGDQYAFTDVHVRCSGDKSTRRISGLAFAIK; this is translated from the coding sequence ATGAAACTAACACTAACTTACCTGACCTTTTTTGTACTTAGCCTTGCTAGTATTTTCAGCTCCTGTGAGCAACCCCAAAACCCAATAAACTCCCCTTCTCCCGATGATGAAAAAGTACTTACTAAAAGGGAAGAGACCACTCCTTTATCTTCGACTACCTCCTATAATGATTTTATAAGTTCGATGCGTAATTTAAAAGCAATTAATACTTATATCGAATCGTCTAATCAGCAATTGGTCAGTTCAATGGATGCAACGGTAGTACATAAACAGCAATATCAACCACTGGTTTCTACTGCTTTTCAAATACAAAGCTTAACCACCGAATTTCATCAATATATCTATGCTTTAAAGGATTTGATGGCGCAAGAATCAAAAGGAGTTTATACACAATTTGATAGTGAAGCCAAAGCAAATTCTGACCTTATTGGAATGCCAAAAGATGGTGAGAACAAAGAAGTTGTTGAGCAAGTTTTTATCACAGGAAAATACGGCGGCGTGAACACTCAGGAACAACAAGGTCCTGTTCTCTACAACAAGTTAAATCAATTAATAAAAGACTATCTACATGTTGTTGGTAATCTCTGGAAAGACGGTGGTATTCGGGCAACTATATTTGCTGATCCCTACAAAAAAGAAGCCTTTGTCAAACGTATCAGTGAAGCTATTTTATTAAATACTTTTCATAAAAGCCTTGGCACATCCAATTGGGTGGAAGATAATTTTCAAAACAAAACGCTCCAAGAGGCTTATCTTAGTCTAACCTCATTGCAAAGTCAGGTTAACTTATCGGCAGCAGCAGTATTAAAACCGTTGTCTGAGCAAATGGGTAAATTAGAACTTACTTACGATCGGTTTGATGTCTTTACACAGTCTTCGAAGTCTTATGTTTTGTTAGGCGAAACTTATGAGAGTGAAATAATGCTAGGCGCCTATTCTTCTCAAGCCAATTTTGCGGTTTCTGTTGATGGACGTGGTCTTTCTGTCATAGATGGAAAAGCAATCTATTCTACTCCTACATCTAAGGTTGGGGAACACAAGTATACTGCCAAAATAGCTGTTCAAAATCCATTGACAGGAGAAACAGAAACCTTCAACAAAACATTCAAATATGAAGTCGGTCAACCTGCATTTACTGCCTCTGCCGACAAGCAAAATATACTATACATTGGCGTTGACAATCCTATTACGATTGCAGCAGCTGGTGTTGCTTCTTCAGCTCTAAAAATATCTGCTGTTGGCGCTTTCTTAAAAAAATCAAGCGCTACTACAGGATACATCGCTCAGGTTCAAAAACCTGGAGAGGTTATCATCACAGTAAAGGATATACAAAAAGGACGTGCATTTCCATTTAAGTTTATCGCTAAAAAAATCCCCAATCCTGTGCTTAAATATGGTACTTATACCGATGGGACGATTTCTTCAAAGGATTTCAAAGCACAAACTGAATTAATGGCTGTACTAGAAGACTTTGACTACGATGCTCAATGTACCATTCAATCTTTTAGGTTAACGTATACTAGAAAACGACAAGATGCCGTAGAACTAAATGGAAAAGGAGGGCATTTATCTGGACAAATTAAAAGTGCGATTCAACAAGCCAAACCTGGTGATCAGTATGCTTTTACAGACGTACATGTCCGTTGTTCTGGAGACAAAAGTACTCGTCGAATCAGTGGTCTAGCATTCGCTATCAAATAA